In the Corythoichthys intestinalis isolate RoL2023-P3 chromosome 18, ASM3026506v1, whole genome shotgun sequence genome, TGGACTCCCTCGTGTCAGATATACACACTAGCAACCCAAATGCAGGTTATAGAATGATGAAAGGATTGCTGAAAGCACAGGGGCATAAAGTGCAGTGGGAGAGAGTTAGGTCTTCAATGCAAAGAGTGGACACATCAGGCATTGTCTCTCGGATGTCTCAGCTTCGCTGTGTGGTCAGAAGAACATATTCAGTCCCCAGCCCGAAATCTCTGATGCATATAGACACCAATCACAAACTAATTAGGTAGGTATAGTCAAGATTAATAATTTAAGACCTTTTCAAAAGTATATTCAGCACAAATTAACATTTTTGTATGCGGTACCTGGATTGTGatttcttttatttgtcatcctcATAGGTACAACATTGTCATTTTCTGAGGCATCGATGGCTATTCCAGAAAGGTTTTGGCACTAAGTATAATAGGatgcatgttttatttattaacctattaattgtttttcattcaaaataacatAATTTGTGTTTCTAATTAGTTAACAATAATGTAAGTTTAATgtgctaatacagtggtacctctacagacgaagttaattcgttccaggatgttgtttgtaagtcgaaacggttttatgtcgagcaggattttcccataagaatagataattccatgaattcgttacacagccccaaaacctacactaaatccttaataagtaCTGCTGATACTATTAAAAATGTCAattacacatggcaaaacaaacaaattataaataaaaaatggaataatgatataataataattcctgtaataatgtaacgaatcaggttctaatgtggcggacatttttttatgtacctgaacgcacttcGTGACTGACGTGACACAGATAGCGGTGCGGttcagtttactttcgcttccaATGTTTTCTTCAGAACACAGTCAACTGCGGGAGACAGTAggagttttgtgttggataaggtcTGAAATAAATAACGACCtgtcgaagctggcgatttctttggcgatgttaccacaataagaattgtcaccttaacttataaagactggggtACAGAGGAGAACCGCCTGCCGAGTTCGACACTCTACGGCCCAATTgccgacccagttcatggatgcacacatcatgcttatattttgccatCATTTacatcatttcaatggtaagcgtcaccttttcctttttctccacctgcactaacctttttggatccagtgttgaCTTCTCATAAcaaaatcagccgtgcgtccgtcttctgGCAAaacagaaactgcggcgctgtaaaaaaaaaaaacgtatttcgagcaagtcgtcggatgtagaaacaaatggcgagtcaaattttatgtcggatgttgaaaacatcgtgtgtagaagcgatcgtttgtcgaggtaccactgtatatcgttATGTTTAAATGatattgtcttttttcaaatattAATCACCACCACATTGATTCATAACATTGGTACTATGTAGATTGTACTCATTCTGTATGTTACAGAGAGAAggatttaacatttgttaagatAATATGCGCAAATACTGTGTGttgatatatacatatatatatatatatatatcagatcaTGTATTTGAGGGCCTCGAACAACAACCTGGCATCGACAACCATGGTTTTCTTCCGTGACGCAGTTGAGATGTTTGGCGTACCACTGAGGTAAAAATTGAGCACAGCAATGCTCAGTTTTGTTGGCTGACTTACTTGAGCTATAGTAAGACCTGGTTAGATCGAGACTTAGACAACTGGTTAAAAATCCAAGAGTTCTACGTACTGTATTTACTGTGGACGATGTCTGTTTTCTTCACTTTATCAGAGTCCGGGGTGATCATGGGGAAGAGAATGTCGATGTGGCACGATTTATGTTTTCTGTCAGAGGAACGGGGAGGAGCAGTTTCATCGCTGGTAAAAGTGAACACAACCAAAGGTAATTGTCCCccatttattgttttgtttgtgttaGAATAAACACTAACACACATTTTTCTGAAACAGAATTGAATGCCTTTGGAGAGATGTCTTTAGTGCTGTCACCAGCAGATTCTATGATATATTACATCAGCTCGAGGAGGAGGAGCATCTTGATCTGTCCAGCAATCTTCACATCTTTGCCTGCCATTACGCCTTCATTCCCCTTATCCAACGCCACCTTGATATTTTCAGAGATGGCTGGGATGACCACCCCCTACGAACGGAGGGGAACCTCTCCCCCAATCAGTTGTGGCAGTTGGGGCAGCAATATCACTCCCAGGAATGTGATGAGGTTGGTTTACCCATAATGAAAACTGAAAGTCCAATAACGCTTAGATTTTTCCAGGTGATTTTACTAAACTCCCACTGCCACCATTCTGTCCACACAAAGGTTTAAATATAGTCCATAAAGttataatgaattataaaaacATACGCCGATCCATAACTATTTGTGTAGTAAAAGTAATTCTTGAAGTGGTTGGCCTCGGCATAGTTGAAATTGATGACATCttgaaattcaattcaattttatttgtatagccctatatcacaacaaggttttctcaaagggctttgcaaaggcaatatgatacacagaaacagcagatgaaataaataaaggtcaagccctgggcatcccccatcctttgaCCCTCCTTGTCGGAAAGGAAAAACTCCAGAACTCCTTGGGAAGGATTCTGGCAGGAGTAATATTCctgaaaacattatttgagaTCAGTGGTGCGACAAGTCAGAATACAAAATTGAAAGTGGGTCAGAGAAGACTCCCTTCTCACGTCCCTTCTGTTTACAGACTGGTGTAACTGTACTACTGTGTGGCGctactttatttttcaaacaaaatgacTACGGGTTGTTGCGCAGTGAAGTCCTAATTCAGTTAAGTACCCAGGTGACAGTGGGACTTAGAATTGTGCAATTGTATAGGTTTGCTACAAAAATAATGGAACTAAggtaaaataaatcattaacaTCAATTATTTCCTTGGTAATAATATTTCTGTGTAGAAGCCATATCACAGTCATGATTGTGCATTGAAGTTTTGACATGACTGTCTTTGGTGGCACTTTGCTTGCAATtcaaacatacagtgccctccatacttattggcacccctggttaagatgtgttttttagcttctgatatatattttttttaaattcaaataatatgggaccttaaaggagaaaaaaaagagaaaaatccataatatgggaccttaaaggagaaaaaaaaagagaaaaatccataatatgggaccttaatggagaaaaaaaaaagagaaaaatccaaccttctatacaagtgcattcattcagtgtggaaaaatcccacataaagaaaaaaatatttgacatcaaataatgtgtgtcacaattattagcacccctggtgttaatactttgttcaacaaagtattaacaccaggggtgctaataattgcacTGTAGCTCACAACACATTGATATTACCTCTTGTGGTATTACTTAAATGAGGGTTTTTCAACAGGATCTGCAGATCCCACTGATTGACTGGGACAACAGTGGCCTCATACCAAGTGAGCCAAACAATGGAATTGTGGTACCACAGATCGAATGCCCACTTGCAGCTGCAGAACTTGCTGGATTGACTGCTGCTGTGGACCCACAAACATCCAGCAATCTTggtgttgacatttttttttttgacacttgAATATATGCAGAGCATTGGATATGTGTAATTTCATTAAATGCCTTAAGTGCGGAAACACATGACTTTTTAACTTTAATTTCTTCCAACATGTTTCATTTGCAATTTGTACTGTTGAggaccaaaaatgtttttacagaagaaattattgaaatattaaaaggaaaaataaataagcatTCAAAAATTTTACATTTTGGTCCACCATATCGTACAGGGTACATATACAATACGTAAAATGTTCAAACATTGGGTTTGGTGAACATCACCATACAGCCCACTAACTGCTCTTGGACAAATCGTCCACTAGCTAAAACATTAGTACTATGTAGGTCCGaagctgccaaaaaaaaaaaaaagtttttacagAAGAAAGCACTCAGATCAacattaaaatacattaaagaaaaaaacataaaaatttttTGGGGGCAGATTTGGTCCCCCATATAGTGCAGGGTACATATACAATATGTAAAAATGTTCAAACATTGGGTTTGGTGAACATCACCATACAGCCCAATAAGTGCTCTTTGACAAAATGAGAACTAGCCAAAACATTAGTACCATTGTCAATTAATGGAACGTTTGTACTATGTCggaccaaagctgccaaaaaataaaaaaataaaaaaatagaaattaacTATAATTACTAAAGAAAAGATTCAAAGAAATACATAAAGTAAAAAGAtacaattattatatattttttaattttggcagttTTGGTCTTTCATTTTAAACAGGGtacatgtaatgaaatatacagttttaactttttaaacatCTGAAAAGTATAAGAACACTAGCAAAGATAATACTCTAgtacaggggtcagcaaccctggtcctcgagtgccactatccagctttttttccatgtctccctcctttgacacacctgaatcaaatgatcagctcatcagcaagctctgcaggagcttgATAACGttcatgattatttga is a window encoding:
- the LOC130906330 gene encoding uncharacterized protein LOC130906330 isoform X3, which codes for MYLRASNNNLASTTMVFFRDAVEMFGVPLRVRGDHGEENVDVARFMFSVRGTGRSSFIAGKSEHNQRIECLWRDVFSAVTSRFYDILHQLEEEEHLDLSSNLHIFACHYAFIPLIQRHLDIFRDGWDDHPLRTEGNLSPNQLWQLGQQYHSQECDEDLQIPLIDWDNSGLIPSEPNNGIVVPQIECPLAAAELAGLTAAVDPQTSSNLGVDIFFFDT
- the LOC130906330 gene encoding uncharacterized protein LOC130906330 isoform X4, with the translated sequence MSESGVIMGKRMSMWHDLCFLSEERGGAVSSLVKVNTTKELNAFGEMSLVLSPADSMIYYISSRRRSILICPAIFTSLPAITPSFPLSNATLIFSEMAGMTTPYERRGTSPPISCGSWGSNITPRNVMRICRSH